Proteins from one Deltaproteobacteria bacterium genomic window:
- a CDS encoding FAD-binding protein, producing the protein MTHLSADVLVVGAGGAGMYAAIAAAKQDASVLLLDKSLVGRGGATIMAQMTVAAAIGHEERDHWADHLDDTLAAGRELCDEKLARLLCENGPARIFEMDRWGAHWARGGGGRIRQVQAPGHGRARCCYVDFLNTGPGVAGTLRRQVSTMSGVRRVSNVTVTDVVVHDGRAVGAVGMDVVSGDIVTFAAKAVILAAGGLTKIFRRNSASTNMGGEAYALALRAGADLIDMEFVQFFPIAHLAPRLVGMDPIMWDPFRYKLGGRLLNGDFEEFMHRYGGQDSGKYTTVRDQASYAILKEVEAGRGSPHGGVYLDFRHVPDATLRDAFGPVIDRLATNGIDLTKTPVEVAPTAHYHMGGIRVDERMETRVPGLYAAGEAVGGANGANRLSGNAITEALVFGECAGRAAGNAAAGTPSGWSDAVGEDAAVRLRRAADTKPDDGVPANVLQLRLQDLMWEDVGSFRTGGQLRRALDGIREIRETPAAVHAADGYNLDLQDRLELDAMLTTAEAVARAALGRAESRGAHQRLDFPESDPALVRNQAVEMKGEEVAARW; encoded by the coding sequence GTGACTCATTTGTCGGCAGACGTGCTGGTGGTGGGAGCGGGCGGCGCGGGCATGTACGCGGCCATCGCCGCGGCCAAACAGGATGCGTCCGTGCTGTTGCTGGACAAGTCGCTCGTGGGGCGCGGCGGCGCCACCATCATGGCGCAGATGACCGTGGCCGCCGCCATCGGCCACGAAGAGCGCGACCACTGGGCCGACCACCTCGACGACACGCTCGCCGCCGGCCGCGAGTTGTGCGACGAGAAGCTCGCGCGCCTCTTGTGCGAGAACGGTCCCGCCCGGATTTTCGAGATGGACCGATGGGGCGCCCACTGGGCGCGCGGCGGCGGCGGACGCATCCGCCAGGTCCAGGCACCCGGACACGGCCGCGCGCGCTGCTGCTACGTGGACTTCCTCAACACCGGGCCGGGGGTGGCCGGGACACTGCGGCGCCAGGTGAGCACGATGAGCGGAGTGCGCCGGGTCAGCAACGTGACCGTCACCGATGTAGTGGTCCACGACGGCCGCGCGGTGGGAGCCGTGGGCATGGACGTGGTCTCCGGCGACATCGTCACCTTCGCGGCCAAGGCCGTCATCCTGGCGGCGGGCGGGCTCACCAAAATCTTCCGGCGCAACAGCGCCTCCACCAACATGGGCGGCGAGGCCTACGCGCTGGCCTTGCGGGCCGGCGCCGACCTCATCGACATGGAGTTCGTGCAGTTCTTTCCCATCGCCCACCTGGCGCCCCGGCTCGTGGGCATGGACCCCATCATGTGGGACCCCTTTCGCTACAAGCTCGGCGGCCGGCTGCTGAACGGAGACTTCGAGGAGTTCATGCACCGCTACGGCGGCCAGGACAGCGGCAAGTACACCACCGTGCGCGACCAGGCCTCCTACGCCATCCTGAAGGAGGTGGAGGCCGGCCGGGGCTCCCCCCACGGCGGCGTCTACCTGGACTTCCGGCACGTTCCCGACGCGACCCTGCGGGACGCCTTCGGGCCGGTCATCGACCGGCTGGCGACGAACGGCATCGACCTCACGAAGACGCCGGTGGAGGTGGCGCCGACGGCACACTACCACATGGGCGGCATCCGCGTGGACGAGCGCATGGAGACCCGCGTGCCGGGCCTCTACGCCGCCGGCGAGGCCGTGGGCGGGGCCAACGGCGCCAACCGCCTGTCCGGCAACGCCATCACCGAGGCGCTGGTGTTCGGCGAATGCGCGGGGCGCGCGGCCGGCAACGCCGCGGCCGGCACCCCCTCGGGTTGGAGCGACGCGGTGGGCGAGGACGCGGCGGTGCGCCTCCGCCGCGCCGCGGACACGAAGCCGGACGACGGCGTTCCCGCGAACGTCCTGCAACTCCGGCTTCAGGACCTCATGTGGGAGGACGTCGGATCGTTCCGAACGGGCGGCCAACTGCGCCGCGCGCTCGACGGCATCCGCGAAATCCGGGAGACGCCCGCCGCGGTGCACGCCGCCGACGGCTACAACCTCGACCTGCAGGACCGGCTGGAGCTGGACGCCATGCTCACCACGGCCGAGGCGGTGGCACGGGCCGCGCTGGGGCGCGCCGAGAGCCGCGGCGCCCACCAGCGCCTGGACTTCCCCGAGAGCGACCCGGCG
- a CDS encoding amidohydrolase family protein → MAHDLVVKNGLVVDGTGSPGFEADVAIDGGTIADIGKNVGPGTTEIDARGQVVAPGFIDSHTHMDLFIVQYPHGNPVVNYGVTSIVIGDCGASIAPVPAKGEPRDVLIKYLRRVLDDYVNDDDWNWTTFPEYLDYLEGRVGVNVAALVPHSPVRLVVMGEAAYQREATPDELEKMKQMVREGMEAGGIGFSSSPRGGPAIHAGTPSTLATQEEMAALANVAGEYGGCFQFNGFGNLLKPESGFPELVEKINVPMIGNEFRVRPGERADGERAIDYMKEARGQGKDIYGVVIPYSHIRRFDVDDCFIFDGLPLWEEIKQNRGELARKLQDPDVRRKLDEQRRENAGEPAYIEWLGWQGVYFDMMERADLKAREGQNVAEIAAAGGKSEPDAFFDTWLEDGLASKLYYQGFANGHMDLLADMIKTTEGLIGTDAGAHLDRFFWHGAPTRVLGYWRRDKKLFNLEEAVHKVTGHPAAKLRMNRGILKTGLPADVTVFDPDKVDDLASKRMPKKLDENEIFRHPPGIGAVVVNGEVVLEDGECKDVFPGQVRRQQLFVPGQ, encoded by the coding sequence ATGGCGCATGATCTGGTCGTAAAGAACGGGCTGGTGGTCGACGGTACCGGAAGCCCCGGCTTCGAGGCGGACGTTGCGATCGATGGAGGAACCATCGCGGACATCGGCAAGAACGTCGGCCCAGGCACGACCGAGATCGACGCGCGCGGCCAGGTGGTGGCGCCGGGATTCATCGACTCCCACACCCACATGGACCTTTTCATCGTGCAGTATCCCCACGGCAATCCCGTGGTCAACTACGGCGTCACGTCCATCGTCATCGGCGACTGCGGCGCCTCCATCGCGCCGGTGCCGGCCAAGGGCGAGCCGCGCGACGTGCTGATCAAGTACCTGCGCCGGGTGCTCGACGACTACGTCAACGACGATGACTGGAACTGGACGACGTTTCCCGAGTATCTGGATTACCTCGAGGGCCGGGTGGGCGTGAACGTGGCCGCCCTGGTGCCTCACTCCCCGGTGCGGCTGGTGGTCATGGGCGAGGCGGCCTACCAGCGCGAAGCCACGCCGGACGAGCTGGAGAAAATGAAGCAGATGGTGCGCGAAGGGATGGAGGCCGGCGGCATCGGCTTCTCGTCCAGCCCGCGCGGCGGCCCCGCCATCCACGCCGGCACTCCCAGCACGCTGGCCACCCAGGAAGAGATGGCGGCCCTCGCCAACGTGGCCGGCGAGTACGGCGGCTGCTTCCAGTTCAACGGTTTCGGCAACCTCCTGAAGCCCGAGAGCGGCTTTCCCGAACTGGTGGAGAAGATCAACGTGCCGATGATCGGCAATGAGTTCCGCGTGCGGCCCGGCGAAAGGGCGGACGGAGAACGCGCCATCGACTACATGAAGGAAGCGCGGGGACAGGGCAAGGACATCTACGGGGTGGTGATCCCGTATTCGCACATCCGGCGCTTCGACGTGGACGACTGCTTCATCTTCGACGGCCTGCCCTTGTGGGAGGAGATCAAGCAGAACCGCGGCGAGCTGGCGCGCAAGCTCCAGGATCCCGACGTGCGCAGGAAGCTGGACGAGCAGCGGCGCGAGAACGCGGGCGAGCCCGCCTACATCGAGTGGCTCGGATGGCAAGGGGTGTACTTCGACATGATGGAGCGCGCCGACCTCAAGGCCCGCGAGGGACAGAACGTCGCCGAGATCGCCGCGGCCGGCGGCAAGTCCGAACCGGATGCCTTCTTCGACACTTGGCTCGAAGACGGCTTGGCATCCAAGCTGTACTACCAGGGTTTCGCCAACGGGCACATGGACCTGCTCGCCGACATGATCAAGACCACCGAGGGGCTCATCGGCACCGACGCCGGCGCGCACCTGGACCGTTTCTTCTGGCACGGCGCCCCCACCCGGGTGCTGGGCTACTGGCGCCGCGACAAGAAACTCTTCAACCTCGAGGAGGCGGTGCACAAGGTAACTGGTCATCCCGCGGCCAAGCTGCGAATGAACCGGGGCATCCTCAAGACCGGCCTGCCGGCCGACGTCACCGTGTTCGATCCGGACAAGGTCGACGATCTCGCCAGCAAGCGTATGCCCAAGAAGCTCGACGAGAACGAGATCTTCCGCCATCCGCCGGGCATTGGCGCGGTGGTGGTCAACGGTGAGGTCGTGCTCGAGGACGGCGAGTGCAAGGACGTCTTCCCTGGCCAGGTGCGGCGCCAGCAGCTCTTCGTTCCCGGCCAGTAG
- a CDS encoding iron-containing redox enzyme family protein has translation MEVLAPEALVDDLRVVLRGRYPVHPVRRLLLGGDLTREQLQGWAKNQFHEFRHIHRFFGIRYQKCPIQALRRMLLENMVEEEGEDLFGGEYPSHAELWTRFGEGMGIPREEMQGYEPLPGIKAALEMYVQLVQQSHWAVAIGTGLVFEGEGPKRMGEERQALETNYPWIPSEALAFFRAHEYHDEGHGNFIVDVIKDHIMDAGLQEEMRAAVRTRVDIMWLQNESIYQAFVRPQLSPEAAGRLEAAAN, from the coding sequence ATGGAAGTGCTCGCGCCGGAAGCGCTGGTCGACGACCTCCGTGTGGTTTTGCGGGGCCGGTATCCGGTGCATCCGGTGCGGCGACTGCTCCTGGGCGGAGACCTCACCCGCGAGCAGTTGCAGGGCTGGGCCAAGAACCAGTTCCACGAGTTCCGCCACATTCACCGGTTCTTCGGCATCCGCTACCAGAAGTGCCCCATCCAGGCGTTGCGGCGCATGCTGCTGGAGAACATGGTGGAGGAGGAAGGCGAGGATCTGTTCGGCGGCGAATACCCCAGCCACGCGGAGCTTTGGACCCGTTTCGGCGAGGGCATGGGCATCCCGCGCGAGGAAATGCAAGGCTACGAACCCCTGCCGGGAATCAAGGCAGCCCTGGAGATGTACGTGCAACTGGTGCAGCAGAGCCACTGGGCCGTGGCCATCGGCACCGGACTGGTCTTCGAGGGGGAGGGCCCCAAGCGCATGGGCGAAGAACGGCAGGCGCTTGAGACGAATTACCCCTGGATCCCTTCGGAGGCTCTGGCGTTCTTCCGGGCACACGAGTACCATGACGAAGGACACGGAAACTTCATCGTGGATGTGATCAAGGACCATATCATGGACGCGGGGCTTCAGGAGGAGATGCGCGCGGCCGTGAGAACCCGGGTGGACATCATGTGGCTGCAGAACGAGTCCATCTATCAGGCCTTCGTGCGCCCTCAACTCAGCCCCGAAGCCGCCGGCCGGCTGGAGGCCGCGGCCAACTGA
- a CDS encoding cyclase family protein, protein MQYYDISLKLSPASARWVTAAPFELLDRRRMQRGDHNNSSSVNMSVHSGTHMDAPFHFVPEGASIDELPLELFIGPALVHEVDAHRYITAEHVAQLPPGERVLFKTSNSELLRRAAYDPDFVAFSVEAADALVAKGYRLVGLDYLSVAHADEQVPVHRAFLDHGLALLEGVDLTDIRPGAYELICFPVCIAGADGAPCRAVLRDLES, encoded by the coding sequence ATGCAGTACTACGACATTTCGCTCAAGCTCAGCCCCGCCAGCGCGCGCTGGGTGACCGCGGCGCCTTTCGAGTTGCTGGACCGCAGGCGCATGCAGCGCGGCGACCACAACAACTCGTCCAGCGTGAACATGAGCGTCCACAGCGGCACGCACATGGATGCGCCGTTCCATTTCGTTCCCGAGGGCGCCTCCATCGACGAGTTGCCGCTGGAGCTTTTCATCGGGCCGGCGCTGGTGCACGAGGTGGATGCGCACCGCTACATCACCGCCGAGCATGTCGCACAGCTCCCGCCGGGCGAGCGTGTCCTGTTCAAGACGAGCAACTCGGAGCTGCTCCGGCGCGCCGCGTATGACCCCGACTTCGTGGCCTTCTCGGTGGAAGCGGCCGATGCCCTGGTGGCCAAGGGCTACCGGCTCGTGGGACTCGACTACCTCTCGGTCGCCCACGCGGACGAGCAGGTGCCGGTGCACCGGGCCTTCCTGGACCACGGACTCGCGCTGCTGGAGGGCGTCGACCTGACGGATATCCGCCCGGGAGCGTACGAACTGATCTGCTTTCCCGTCTGTATCGCCGGCGCGGACGGAGCTCCCTGCCGCGCCGTTCTCCGCGATCTCGAGTCCTGA
- a CDS encoding D-2-hydroxyacid dehydrogenase family protein: MHAAFLDDYQSVAQSLLDARELPEGLEVTVFHDHLSDEDDLAERLRPFDAVCVMRERTPFRRTLLERLPNLRLLVTSGMRNASIDLDGARERGVTVCGTPSVGAPTAELTWGLILGLLRHIPREDRATRAGGWQETVGTGLPGKTLGVAGLGKLGARVARVGLAFDMDVVAWSQNLTEERCSEVGVTLVSKEELLARSDVLTIHLVLSDRTRALFRGTDLARMKPTALVVNTSRGPIIDEAALVDALQRGVIGGAGLDVFDTEPLPLDHPLRNCDNTIITPHLGYVEEANYGAYFDGYLAAIKGYMEDSPVNVVKR; the protein is encoded by the coding sequence TTGCACGCCGCCTTCCTGGATGATTATCAAAGCGTCGCCCAGTCGCTCCTGGACGCGCGGGAGCTCCCGGAAGGCTTGGAGGTGACGGTCTTCCACGATCATTTGAGCGACGAGGACGACCTGGCTGAACGGCTGCGGCCGTTCGACGCGGTCTGCGTCATGCGCGAGCGCACGCCCTTCCGGCGCACGCTCCTGGAGCGCCTGCCCAACCTGCGGCTGCTGGTCACGAGCGGCATGCGCAACGCGTCCATTGACCTGGACGGCGCGCGCGAAAGAGGCGTGACCGTGTGCGGCACGCCCAGCGTGGGCGCGCCCACCGCCGAACTCACCTGGGGCCTGATCCTCGGACTGTTGCGCCACATCCCGCGGGAAGACCGGGCCACGCGCGCGGGTGGCTGGCAGGAGACCGTGGGCACCGGCCTTCCCGGCAAGACCCTGGGCGTGGCCGGCCTGGGCAAGCTCGGCGCCCGCGTGGCCCGCGTGGGCCTCGCCTTCGACATGGACGTCGTCGCATGGAGCCAGAACCTGACCGAGGAGCGTTGCAGTGAGGTGGGCGTGACCCTGGTGAGCAAGGAGGAGCTGCTGGCGCGCTCCGACGTCCTCACCATCCACCTGGTTCTGAGCGACCGCACCCGCGCCCTGTTCCGGGGCACCGACCTGGCGCGAATGAAGCCCACGGCCCTAGTGGTCAATACCTCCCGCGGCCCCATCATCGACGAGGCTGCCCTGGTGGACGCCTTGCAACGCGGAGTCATCGGTGGAGCCGGCCTGGACGTCTTCGACACGGAGCCCCTGCCGCTGGATCATCCGCTTCGGAATTGCGACAACACGATCATCACGCCGCACCTGGGCTACGTGGAGGAGGCGAACTACGGCGCCTACTTCGACGGCTACCTCGCCGCCATCAAGGGCTACATGGAGGACTCTCCGGTGAACGTGGTGAAGAGGTGA
- a CDS encoding NYN domain-containing protein, with protein MTQTENLALYCDFENIAIGVRDARYANFDMRKVLDRLLVKGKIVVKKAYCDWERYREYKAAMHEASFEMIEIPHVRQSGKNSADIRMVVDALDLCYTKSHVDTFVIISGDSDFSALVSKLRENNKVVIGVGVKNSTSDLLIANCDEFIYYDDLVRESKRRGGAKRERTGRAPRKTAAAPAEGKVPPEGKAPAEEKVPPEEKAPPEEKAPAEERELKEAQEALDLVVETVAHLFDERGAKDTIWGSMVKQTLKRRKPGFNERYHGFRSFGKLLEEAQSLNLLNLEADEKSGDYVVKGVVQDD; from the coding sequence ATGACACAGACCGAAAACCTGGCGCTCTACTGCGACTTCGAGAACATCGCCATCGGGGTGCGCGATGCGCGCTACGCCAACTTCGACATGCGCAAGGTCCTCGACCGGCTACTGGTCAAGGGCAAGATCGTGGTGAAGAAGGCGTACTGCGACTGGGAGCGCTATCGCGAGTACAAGGCGGCCATGCACGAGGCCTCCTTCGAGATGATCGAGATCCCCCACGTGCGCCAGTCGGGCAAGAACTCCGCGGACATCCGCATGGTCGTGGACGCCCTGGACCTGTGCTACACGAAGTCGCACGTGGACACCTTCGTGATCATCAGCGGCGACTCCGACTTCTCCGCGCTGGTGAGCAAGCTGCGCGAGAACAACAAGGTGGTCATCGGCGTCGGCGTGAAGAACTCCACCTCGGATCTGCTCATCGCCAACTGCGACGAGTTCATCTACTACGACGACCTCGTGCGCGAGTCGAAGCGCCGGGGCGGCGCCAAGCGCGAGCGCACGGGGCGCGCGCCGCGCAAGACCGCCGCCGCGCCGGCGGAGGGAAAGGTGCCGCCGGAGGGGAAGGCCCCGGCCGAGGAGAAGGTTCCACCGGAAGAAAAGGCGCCGCCGGAGGAGAAGGCCCCGGCCGAGGAAAGGGAGCTGAAGGAGGCCCAGGAGGCCCTCGACCTGGTGGTGGAAACCGTCGCCCACCTGTTCGACGAGCGCGGCGCCAAGGACACCATCTGGGGCTCCATGGTCAAGCAGACGCTCAAGCGCCGCAAGCCCGGTTTCAACGAGCGCTACCACGGCTTCCGATCCTTCGGGAAGCTGCTGGAAGAGGCCCAGTCCCTGAACCTGCTGAACCTCGAGGCGGACGAGAAGTCCGGCGACTACGTGGTCAAGGGAGTCGTCCAGGACGACTGA
- a CDS encoding MFS transporter, whose product MRAEAREIRVLSVLSAGTFLFFNSYGSINVAVPMIQAEFGSSLSAVQWIATMGLVLSSSVALCLGRAGDILGRNRLYRVGVSLYGAGAALVAASQTFAQLIACRLVMTVGLAMANPMSTAITATVARPERTGWSLGVLLSAAGIGRATGPALGGFFIHVAGWRSVFLANAAIGMAVSVAVWLMLRDREQRSREPFDYPGAAALILGFPSVLVGLSVGANSGWRSPFIAGWFLLGGAGMAAFLLRQFRARRPLIPLQVMTNVPLVLAFLAMVLFSAAYFPIFLLSPLYMRNVLDVTPLHLGLILTTLPVVAAVCSPVSGRLSDRVEPWMLVAGGLVAGAAGIVAYAGLQDGSSPAMVLLALALVGTGVGVFLPAHQKTVFGLAPREHYGLVGGLLSACGPGAGALGIGLAVALMEGAGVPGFVAAQRAAMLWLLPLPFFALGLVLVGRLRGWGRGDGAD is encoded by the coding sequence ATGCGGGCCGAGGCTCGTGAAATCCGGGTGTTGAGCGTCCTTTCCGCCGGCACCTTCCTGTTCTTCAACAGCTACGGCAGTATTAACGTCGCCGTCCCCATGATCCAGGCCGAGTTCGGCAGCAGCCTGTCGGCGGTGCAGTGGATCGCCACCATGGGCTTGGTGCTGTCCTCAAGCGTGGCCCTGTGTCTGGGCAGGGCAGGGGACATCCTCGGCCGCAACCGGCTCTACAGGGTGGGGGTGTCCCTCTACGGCGCGGGCGCGGCGCTGGTCGCCGCCTCGCAGACATTCGCGCAATTGATCGCTTGCCGATTGGTCATGACCGTGGGTCTGGCCATGGCCAACCCCATGTCGACGGCCATCACGGCCACGGTCGCACGGCCGGAACGGACCGGCTGGAGCCTGGGTGTCCTGTTGTCGGCGGCGGGGATCGGACGCGCCACCGGACCGGCCCTGGGCGGTTTCTTCATCCATGTGGCGGGCTGGCGCTCGGTGTTCCTGGCCAACGCCGCCATCGGGATGGCGGTCAGCGTAGCCGTCTGGCTCATGCTGCGAGACCGGGAGCAGCGCAGCCGCGAGCCCTTCGACTACCCGGGGGCAGCGGCCCTGATCCTGGGTTTTCCGTCGGTCCTGGTGGGGCTGAGCGTCGGCGCCAACAGCGGTTGGCGTTCGCCCTTCATCGCCGGGTGGTTCCTTCTGGGCGGCGCCGGCATGGCGGCCTTCCTGCTGCGCCAGTTCCGGGCGCGGCGGCCGCTGATCCCGTTGCAGGTGATGACGAACGTCCCTCTGGTGTTGGCGTTCCTCGCCATGGTGCTGTTCTCGGCGGCCTATTTCCCCATCTTCCTGCTGTCGCCTCTGTACATGCGCAACGTGCTGGACGTGACGCCGCTCCACCTCGGGCTCATTCTGACGACGTTGCCGGTGGTGGCCGCGGTCTGCTCGCCCGTGAGCGGACGTTTGTCGGATCGCGTGGAGCCCTGGATGCTGGTGGCGGGGGGACTGGTGGCGGGCGCGGCCGGGATCGTCGCCTACGCCGGCTTGCAAGACGGATCGAGTCCGGCCATGGTGTTGCTGGCCCTTGCACTGGTGGGGACCGGCGTGGGCGTCTTCCTGCCGGCGCATCAGAAGACGGTGTTCGGGCTGGCGCCCCGCGAACACTACGGTCTCGTCGGCGGGCTGCTCTCGGCGTGCGGCCCGGGGGCGGGTGCCCTGGGCATCGGGCTGGCCGTGGCGCTGATGGAAGGCGCGGGTGTGCCGGGGTTCGTGGCCGCGCAGCGGGCCGCCATGCTGTGGTTGCTGCCGCTGCCTTTCTTCGCGCTCGGCCTTGTCCTCGTCGGGCGCCTGCGCGGATGGGGAAGGGGCGACGGCGCCGACTGA
- a CDS encoding MFS transporter, which translates to MGISSNLLYSLASICMASGAIGSAMLAPFYMHAKGFPVSVVGMPLVVNGVGALCSDVLSGTLASYFRSSFLLLGSVLVAVVTGLLGYAFRDNLAVFLVAFGIIGLTEAMFSLAIRRIVFMQSTPEQQGKAQGQVAAALGLGFALGPTMGGFVGEWWGLDKLFLVVAVPQSIGFVLLLLARGHRTEKPVERGSMPLWRVGKGLLAQPAFLGACLAIFQSFLCLIGVTRIAFPFLAVRRGLTLDIIGTMVSISRLADTAGRLTGGWLCDRVGTRTVILLGVFVTVPAFVLQVFGQSYIALVVPLCLMTAGFGLSNVGSTTLALQVADDSGKGVALGLIRGGTSVGRMIGPLLAGILVADLGFHWGFVALGVISFAIGGGVAGLFRRQRN; encoded by the coding sequence ATGGGAATCTCTTCCAACCTGCTGTACTCCCTGGCGTCCATCTGCATGGCCTCCGGCGCCATCGGCAGCGCCATGCTGGCGCCGTTCTACATGCACGCCAAGGGATTCCCCGTGTCCGTGGTGGGCATGCCGCTGGTGGTCAACGGAGTCGGCGCGCTGTGCTCGGACGTGTTGTCGGGCACGCTGGCGTCCTATTTCCGCTCAAGCTTTCTCTTGCTGGGCTCGGTGCTCGTGGCCGTGGTCACGGGCCTGTTGGGCTACGCCTTCCGGGACAATCTGGCGGTGTTCCTGGTGGCCTTCGGCATCATCGGGCTCACCGAGGCCATGTTCAGCCTCGCCATACGGCGCATCGTGTTCATGCAGTCCACGCCCGAGCAGCAGGGCAAGGCGCAGGGGCAGGTGGCCGCCGCCCTGGGCCTGGGTTTCGCCCTGGGACCCACCATGGGCGGGTTCGTGGGCGAGTGGTGGGGCCTCGACAAGCTCTTTCTGGTGGTGGCGGTGCCTCAGAGCATCGGATTCGTCCTCCTTCTGCTGGCGCGTGGACACCGCACCGAGAAGCCGGTGGAGCGCGGATCGATGCCCCTGTGGCGCGTGGGCAAGGGGCTCCTGGCCCAGCCGGCGTTTCTCGGCGCCTGCCTCGCCATCTTCCAGTCGTTCCTTTGCCTCATCGGCGTCACCCGCATCGCCTTCCCGTTCCTGGCGGTGCGCCGCGGCCTCACCCTCGACATCATCGGCACCATGGTCAGCATCTCGCGTCTGGCCGACACCGCCGGAAGGCTTACCGGAGGATGGCTGTGCGACCGCGTTGGCACCCGCACGGTGATCCTCCTGGGCGTCTTCGTCACCGTCCCCGCCTTCGTCCTGCAGGTCTTCGGGCAGAGCTACATCGCGCTGGTCGTGCCCCTGTGTCTGATGACCGCCGGCTTCGGCCTCTCCAACGTGGGCTCCACCACCCTGGCCCTCCAGGTCGCCGACGACTCCGGCAAGGGCGTCGCCCTGGGGCTCATCCGCGGCGGCACCTCCGTCGGCCGCATGATCGGCCCCCTCCTCGCCGGCATCCTCGTGGCCGACCTGGGCTTTCACTGGGGGTTCGTGGCGCTGGGGGTGATCTCGTTCGCGATTGGCGGAGGAGTGGCGGGGCTGTTCCGGCGGCAGCGGAACTGA
- a CDS encoding type II toxin-antitoxin system RelE/ParE family toxin — MLPYELTSAAASDLRDIARHTLSRWGRRQQQRYARQLATCCQAIGDGSTVSRTFSEHHPSVYVMRCQHHYVFFLTPTGGKPVIIAFLHERMDLTARLQRRLTP; from the coding sequence ATGTTGCCCTATGAATTGACCTCCGCCGCGGCTTCCGACCTGCGCGACATTGCCCGTCACACCCTTTCCCGGTGGGGTCGGCGCCAGCAACAACGCTACGCGCGCCAACTGGCAACCTGTTGCCAGGCCATCGGCGACGGGAGCACCGTATCCCGGACATTTTCGGAACACCATCCATCAGTGTACGTCATGCGGTGCCAACACCACTACGTCTTCTTCCTGACCCCGACCGGTGGAAAACCCGTCATCATCGCCTTCCTGCACGAACGCATGGACCTGACGGCGCGCCTCCAAAGGCGCCTGACCCCCTAA
- a CDS encoding antitoxin, whose amino-acid sequence MSRLSIELTSEQHQQLKAIAALHGQTLKDYILERTLPHLPQTESLSEEDTLRRLEAFLEPRIAQAERGEVVEDSVEQIFASVRRDYR is encoded by the coding sequence ATGAGCCGCTTGTCCATTGAGTTGACCTCCGAACAGCATCAGCAACTGAAAGCCATCGCCGCCCTGCACGGCCAGACCCTCAAGGACTACATCCTTGAACGGACGCTGCCTCATTTGCCGCAGACCGAGTCCTTGTCCGAAGAGGATACCCTGCGCCGGCTGGAAGCGTTTCTAGAGCCTCGGATAGCCCAGGCGGAGCGCGGCGAAGTGGTCGAGGACTCTGTGGAGCAGATATTTGCCTCCGTCCGGCGTGACTACCGGTAG
- a CDS encoding xanthine dehydrogenase family protein subunit M encodes MRNFDLIEPKTVTEACKMLDVGEDVRPVSGGTALLILVKQGLLRPETLVNLKKLEGVNAITRDGAGAVRIEAMATIHEVETSAVVREHLPVVAAACHQVANIRIRHLATIGGNLAHGDHQSDPPGVLVALDAEVELTGTRGTRAMKLADFLLGTYETALEPGEMVTAVTVPPVRGRLVGDYLKFTTGSSEERPCAGITALVRLEGDRPVEARLAVGAVAARPLLLRETDPTEGVLQRMAERAAEEIDPIPDLRGSAAYKRHLVRVLGRRALAAAWQEACP; translated from the coding sequence ATGCGCAACTTCGACCTCATTGAACCCAAGACCGTCACCGAAGCCTGCAAAATGCTGGATGTCGGCGAAGACGTCCGGCCGGTGAGCGGCGGTACGGCGCTCCTCATCCTCGTCAAGCAGGGCCTCCTCCGCCCCGAAACCCTCGTCAATCTCAAGAAACTGGAAGGCGTTAACGCCATCACGCGTGACGGCGCCGGGGCGGTGCGCATCGAGGCCATGGCCACGATCCACGAGGTGGAGACCTCGGCGGTGGTGCGGGAGCACTTGCCGGTTGTGGCCGCGGCCTGCCACCAGGTGGCGAACATCCGTATCCGCCATCTGGCCACCATCGGCGGCAACTTGGCGCATGGCGACCACCAGTCGGATCCGCCGGGGGTGTTGGTTGCCCTCGACGCCGAGGTGGAGCTGACCGGCACCCGTGGCACGCGCGCCATGAAACTCGCGGACTTCCTCCTGGGCACCTACGAGACGGCGCTGGAGCCGGGGGAGATGGTGACCGCGGTGACGGTGCCGCCGGTGCGCGGGCGGTTGGTGGGCGACTACCTCAAGTTCACTACGGGCTCGTCGGAGGAGCGGCCGTGCGCGGGCATCACCGCATTGGTGCGGCTGGAGGGGGACCGTCCGGTGGAGGCGCGGCTCGCGGTGGGGGCGGTGGCGGCCCGGCCGCTGCTTCTGCGCGAGACGGATCCCACCGAAGGGGTGCTGCAACGGATGGCCGAACGTGCCGCGGAGGAGATCGACCCGATCCCCGATCTGCGCGGGTCGGCGGCGTACAAGCGCCACTTGGTGCGGGTGCTGGGGCGCCGCGCCCTGGCCGCGGCGTGGCAGGAGGCGTGCCCGTGA